ATGCCCTGCGGGACGGCGAAGTTCTGGTACAGGATAAAAAATACAAACTGGCCAGGGAAATCCTCCCCTTTGCCGAAGCTCATGCGCGCCGCGCGATTCTGCAGGCCCAACGGGAACAGGCCGACAGGGAGCTGCAGAAAATCCGCGCCCAGGAACTGATGCGCACCGCGCAGTTACCCAACGAACCGGTACGAGAACCGACTCCTCAAACCCGCAAGGCCATCATCGCCCGGCCTGCGGCTCCACCGGCAGCGGCCAGGCCCAAAGCCCGCCCTGCCCCCCCGGCAACCTACCACGTCGGCGGGGGGGAAACCCTGTGGACCATTGCCGCACAGCCGGACATCTATGGCGACCCGTTGCTGTGGCCTTTGATTTACCAGGCGAACCGCGACCAGATTCGCGATCCACGGCAGGTCTACCCTGGCCAATCCCTGACGATTCCCCGCAAGCTGTCCGAGGATGAAAAAAAACTGGCTCGGGAAAAAGCTCTCAAATCCAGGATCTTTCCTGTCGGACCGGCGCCCCGCGAAACGGGGGCGCCGGCCGGGCCTCCAGGCTGAGCTGCGCCGAGCCCGGCAGCAGACAGGAACACGACCTCCCGAAAAACAGACCTTGACAGGTTTCGCGCCTTCTGTAGACTGACCGGACCGTATACTTCATGAATCCTCCGTCGGGAAACATCGTCACTGCGCGAAGGGAACGAACATGCCCTACCAACATGTCACGGTACCGGAAGGTGAAACGATCCGCTTCAGGGATGGGCGACTGCTGGTTCCGCACAACCCGGTTATCCCCTTCATCGAAGGTGACGGTACTGGGCCGGACATCTGGCGGGCCGCTGTCAGGGTTTTGGACGCCGCCGTAAACAAGGCTTATGCCGGCAGGCGCCGCATCGCCTGGATGGAAGTCTACGCCGGCGAGAAGGCCTTCAATATGGGGCTCGGCTGGCTGCCGGCGGAAACCCTGCAGGCTTTCGACGCCTTTCGGGTCGGCATCAAAGGCCCTTTGACCACCCCTGTCGGCGGCGGCATCCGGTCGCTCAACGTGGCCTTGCGACAAGAACTCGATCTGTTCGTCTGCCTGCGGCCGGTGCGTTATTTCGAAGGCGTGCCGTCCCCGGTAAAAAAGCCCCGGGATGTGGATATCGTCCTGTTCCGTGAAAATACGGAAGACATCTATGCCGGCATCGAATGGGCGGCCGGCAGCAGGGAAGCGAAACAGGTCATCGATTTTCTGCGGCAACGCATGCATGTCACCAAAATTCCATGGCCCGACAGCAGCGGCATCGGCATCAAGCCGGTTTCCCGCGAAGGCTCCGAACGCCTGATCCGCGCCGCCATCCAGTACGCCATCGATTACAAGCGCCGCTCCGTGACCCTGGTCCACAAGGGAAACATCATGAAATTCACCGAGGGGGCGTTCAAACAATGGGGCTACGAACTGGCCGCCCGGGAGTTTCGCGAGCAGGTGGTGACAGCCAGGGAAAGCTGGATTTTGGCCGCCGGGGATGAATTTCCGGATTCCGACCATGCACGGATCTCCCGCATGATCGACCCCGGCTACGATATGATGACTGCGGAACAGCAGAAAGCTGTCCGCGACGAAGTCGCCGCGACTCTCGACACCCTGATGGAGACCCACGGGCGGGGGCGGTGGCGCGACAAGATCATGATCAAGGACACCATTGCCGATATCGCCCTGCAACAGGTTCTGACCCGCGCCAGTGAATTCGACGTGATCGCCACACTGAATCTCAATGGCGACTACCTTTCCGATGCCCTGGCCGCCCAGGTCGGCGGTATCGGCAT
This portion of the Syntrophotalea acetylenica genome encodes:
- a CDS encoding DUF4398 domain-containing protein, with protein sequence MPRLIIFLLALLFLTGGCVAPPLQELQSARSALEEALAAEAPVLAPNAYQAAQDALRDGEVLVQDKKYKLAREILPFAEAHARRAILQAQREQADRELQKIRAQELMRTAQLPNEPVREPTPQTRKAIIARPAAPPAAARPKARPAPPATYHVGGGETLWTIAAQPDIYGDPLLWPLIYQANRDQIRDPRQVYPGQSLTIPRKLSEDEKKLAREKALKSRIFPVGPAPRETGAPAGPPG
- the icd gene encoding NADP-dependent isocitrate dehydrogenase is translated as MPYQHVTVPEGETIRFRDGRLLVPHNPVIPFIEGDGTGPDIWRAAVRVLDAAVNKAYAGRRRIAWMEVYAGEKAFNMGLGWLPAETLQAFDAFRVGIKGPLTTPVGGGIRSLNVALRQELDLFVCLRPVRYFEGVPSPVKKPRDVDIVLFRENTEDIYAGIEWAAGSREAKQVIDFLRQRMHVTKIPWPDSSGIGIKPVSREGSERLIRAAIQYAIDYKRRSVTLVHKGNIMKFTEGAFKQWGYELAAREFREQVVTARESWILAAGDEFPDSDHARISRMIDPGYDMMTAEQQKAVRDEVAATLDTLMETHGRGRWRDKIMIKDTIADIALQQVLTRASEFDVIATLNLNGDYLSDALAAQVGGIGIAPGANINYQTGHAIFEATHGTAPKYANLDKVNPGSMILSGALMLEHLGWKEAAGMIVQALEKTISQNRVTYDFARLMDGAILLKCSEFATAMIENMN